The following proteins come from a genomic window of Montipora foliosa isolate CH-2021 chromosome 2, ASM3666993v2, whole genome shotgun sequence:
- the LOC137987461 gene encoding uncharacterized protein yields MREYRMVKHLFGATSSPSVANFCLRKTAQLHREEFDKEVIETVNRDMYVDDMMKSTSTTEEAISLASQLRTLLKKGGFRLTKWYSNDREVMATIPESERAKSVVNLELEQLPTESALGLKWNIEEDKFVWGVMEKMLQRVSQKPVTRRGIVSAVYSLFDPLGFIAPYAMKAKLLLQTLSRKRLGWDDTLEETDKEQWKRWLDDLPKLHQIQVDRCFKPKRFGEVKEVQLHLFSDASRQGYAAVAYLRLKDVTNQVHCVFVMGKARLAPIREISIPRLELTAAVISVRLSKIIREELDMTIDRVCYWSDSTSVLKCINNESKRFHTFESNRLTVIRNGSKPSEWRYVNRDDNPADDGSKGLKIDTMLKDDCWLKGPKFLWEDESHWPRLIKIPVLGDDDVEVRKEAQIYVSAVQSNVSDDLISYYSCWWKLKCSIAWLLRYKQYLQMKVLSKKKASIASDSLLKSSEMQSTNFGHLTVAELQVAEREIFKRVQQVAFPEVIDVLLATKCCEDKKYPKKILKKVGASIRQLTPQLKAGLLRVGGRLVNAPIGDERKHPIILPYKHHVTDLIIKQCHENLGHMGQESVFSSLREAVWIVKGRSAVRRVLGRCMTCQRQRSACPGNQFMADLPEARLAPEKPPFTYVGVDYFGPLEVKQGRSRVERYGCLFTCLTTRAVHIEIAHSLDTDSMINALRRFISVRGYPEQIRSDQGSNFIKADKELKEAIEEWNQHKINNFCRQKQIEWIFNPPSASHMGGAWERMIRSVRQILKAILKEQLVSDEVLSTVMSEAVNILNSRPLTRNSDSALDEQPLTPNHLLHLRPCPDLPPGIFDKDDLSCRRAWRQAQYLANLFWLRWTREYLPNLLERKKWNTLRRNLKVGDLVLLADKSFPRGKWPLGRVVEVMPSRDGLVRTVRVKTSCTVATRAKRQRKGEPLSEESTTELTRPVTKLCLLEMD; encoded by the coding sequence ATGAGGGAGTATCGAATGGTAAAACATTTGTTTGGTGCTACATCTTCGCCAAGTGTTGCTAATTTCTGTCTAAGGAAGACAGCGCAGTTGCATCGGGAAGAGTTTGACAAAGAAGTAATAGAGACAGTGAACCGAGACATGTATGTAGACGACATGATGAAGTCGACAAGCACCACAGAGGAGGCGATTAGTTTAGCAAGTCAGCTGCGGACACTGCTGAAGAAGGGTGGATTCCGCTTGACGAAGTGGTATAGTAATGACCGAGAAGTGATGGCGACAATACCAGAGTCCGAAAGAGCCAAATCGGTGGTGAATTTAGAGCTTGAGCAACTCCCGACAGAGAGTGCTCTTGGACTTAAATGGAACATAGAAGAAGACAAGTTTGTATGGGGAGTTATGGAGAAGATGTTGCAGCGAGTGAGTCAGAAACCAGTGACACGTAGAGGAATTGTGTCAGCTGTTTACTCCCTCTTTGATCCACTGGGATTCATTGCACCATACGCCATGAAAGCCAAGTTGTTGTTGCAAACGCTCAGTAGGAAGAGGCTGGGTTGGGATGATACGTTGGAAGAAACCGACAAAGAACAATGGAAGCGCTGGCTAGACGATCTCCCAAAATTGCATCAAATACAGGTAGACCGCTGTTTCAAACCCAAGCGATTTGGTGAAGTTAAAGAAGTACAGTTGCACCTCTTTTCGGACGCTTCTCGTCAAGGATATGCAGCTGTTGCATACCTTCGTTTGAAAGATGTGACCAACCAAGTACACTGTGTATTTGTGATGGGAAAGGCAAGATTGGCTCCCATACGGGAAATTTCGATTCCAAGATTGGAACTGACAGCCGCTGTTATCTCCGTAAGGCTCTCTAAGATAATTCGAGAAGAATTGGACATGACAATAGACCGTGTTTGCTATTGGAGTGACTCAACTTCCGTGCTAAAGTGCATCAACAATGAATCAAAGAGATTCCACACGTTTGAGTCTAATCGCCTGACGGTGATACGCAATGGCTCCAAACCCTCAGAGTGGAGATATGTGAACCGGGACGATAATCCTGCTGATGATGGTTCGAAAGGTCTTAAAATAGACACCATGTTGAAGGATGACTGTTGGTTGAAAGGACCCAAGTTCCTGTGGGAAGACGAGAGTCACTGGCCCAGATTGATCAAAATTCCTGTCTTAGGAGATGATGATGTAGAAGTTAGGAAAGAGGCTCAGATTTATGTCTCTGCTGTTCAAAGTAATGTTTCGGATGACCTGATTTCGTACTACTCCTGTTGGTGGAAATTGAAATGTTCCATTGCGTGGTTGTTACGCTACAAACAGTATCTGCAAATGAAGGTTCTGTCAAAAAAGAAGGCGTCGATTGCAAGTGACTCTTTACTCAAGTCCAGTGAAATGCAATCGACGAACTTTGGCCATTTGACAGTTGCAGAGCTCCAAGTAGCCGAAAGAGAGATATTTAAACGAGTTCAGCAAGTGGCCTTTCCAGAAGTCATTGATGTACTTTTGGCAACAAAGTGTTGTGAGGATAAGAAGTACCCAAAGAAGATTTTAAAGAAGGTCGGTGCATCAATACGTCAGCTGACTCCTCAGCTTAAGGCAGGTCTATTGAGGGTCGGAGGTCGACTAGTAAATGCACCCATTGGTGACGAAAGGAAGCATCCTATTATCCTGCCATACAAGCATCATGTGACTGACCTCATTATTAAGCAGTGTCATGAAAACTTGGGTCATATGGGGCAAGAATCTGTCTTCTCATCCTTGAGAGAGGCGGTTTGGATTGTGAAGGGGAGATCGGCGGTGCGGCGTGTTTTAGGAAGATGCATGACCTGTCAACGGCAGAGAAGTGCGTGCCCTGGGAACCAGTTCATGGCAGATCTACCAGAAGCGAGGCTTGCACCTGAGAAGCCACCTTTCACTTATGTGGGTGTTGATTATTTTGGACCACTTGAAGTTAAGCAAGGAAGATCCCGTGTTGAGAGATATGGCTGTCTCTTCACCTGTTTAACAACGCGTGCGGTGCATATCGAGATAGCCCACTCCTTAGACACCGATTCAATGATTAATGCCCTTAGAAGATTCATCAGCGTTCGTGGCTATCCAGAGCAAATAAGGAGCGACCAAGGAAGTAACTTCATAAAGGCAGACAAGGAGCTGAAAGAAGCTATCGAAGAGTGGAATCAACACAAGATCAACAACTTCTGCAGACAGAAACAGATTGAATGGATTTTTAATCCACCCTCAGCGAGCCACATGGGAGGGGCATGGGAGCGGATGATACGTTCCGTGAGACAGATTTTGAAGGCCATTCTAAAGGAGCAGTTAGTATCTGATGAAGTACTTTCAACTGTGATGTCCGAAGCGGTGAACATTTTAAATTCCAGACCTCTCACTCGGAACAGTGACAGCGCCCTTGATGAACAGCCACTGACCCCTAATCATTTGCTACATTTACGTCCGTGTCCGGACTTACCACCGGGAATATTTGATAAAGATGACCTCAGCTGTAGACGTGCTTGGAGGCAAGCACAGTATTTAGCCAATTTGTTCTGGCTCAGATGGACAAGAGAATACCTCCCAAACTTGTTAGAGAGGAAGAAGTGGAACACGCTAAGAAGAAACTTGAAGGTCGGTGATTTAGTCCTGTTGGCAGACAAGTCCTTCCCTAGAGGCAAATGGCCGCTTGGACGAGTCGTGGAGGTCATGCCTAGTCGAGACGGATTAGTGCGCACAGTGAGAGTGAAGACGAGCTGTACGGTTGCGACACGCGCTAAACGACAGCGCAAGGGAGAGCCTCTGAGCGAAGAAAGTACGACTGAGCTGACACGCCCAGTGACCAAGTTATGTTTGCTTGAAATGGACTGA
- the LOC137992938 gene encoding non-lysosomal glucosylceramidase-like, with protein MKAMNRLKLSVLAVSIVFPVVLVFAEKTSDLIPYLDALQFRNGPSFVYADQSFSWQPFCGLYSEPENVSTIRFGWDALGLRSYLFENRGSPKEQRSPPLGMRSAVPLGGLGTGSFELRGDGSIHEWTIENQSPAGSAKLNYGALDLAVIGVRVKRGTASTAKLLRTHPPKGFPGVNSIGYFGSYPVSKFAIIDKGFGGVQLDLFAISPLKPRDSKSSATPAVAFILRVKNPSKNAAQVSFMLNLPLGIQPDTKRLGKPYAIFKTLNITQCANLCVGRLDCMSWQVVKNNQTCVLFNDVPPHAWHPSITSGQKSTWAARDSMLTLNKPGNYPQSGNTTILTDKSASSSFMVSDSFAEIWSRFESIGHLTSPLKSFSSGFYGAASVNVTVRPEEEKALTLVLGWFYPNRDFTEEIVGNYYSNLFNSSEEVALYLSRYLPSNLQAISAWHSSMILDDDNATVQTLPVWLQDILVNGLSFWRSGLYLHDGRWRQYESLDCIDVDSVHNDFQREIPYVLFYPDLVENVMRAWARYQSEDGHIVETLAAGCQSPTRKMDSGPPNQRIMGDVTTVFITETYQIYQWTNNSKFLKDMWPHVMRGVDWMIGAGTNRTGLPYRLQCTYDQLMFQKYDHTTFNSFMYVLALRAAQELSKIMGDAELLQKVTYALAIALDKISEELWSEEDGYYHAWWDKELGSPSWLMSDSLYAQVWAYTLGLGHLDNPSRIKSHLAKELEINDTPYGLRVLATDRPVNKSVGSCPNEISTNKLNKLVALHESIWMGANPDWSTLQIHLGMEPQRALLQAEKNIEHVRSNLNDQWNFHGLYSGAGYGLDGLPWATSHYAFHMVLWHIPFALSGQYFSAPSATLSFDPKLPCPYKLPFYTSYATGTLQCTFAQRSKQKITKFEIVSTSGNLSLQHLEVSGISYPNAVILEQGKAVSWISQLSSSQPFVYH; from the exons ATGAAAGCCATGAACAGGTTGAAATTATCAGTGCTTGccgtttctattgttttcccAGTTGTGCTGGTGTTTGCAG AAAAGACAAGCGATCTTATCCCTTATCTTGACGCCCTCCAGTTCCGCAATGGGCCTTCGTTTGTTTATGCAGATCAAAGTTTTagttggcagccattttgtggTTTGTACTCGGAACCTGAAAATGTATCCACCATTCGTTTTGGCTGGGATGCATTGGGGCTGAGAAGTTACTTGTTTGAAAATCGTGGAAGTCCGAAGGAGCAGCGGTCACCTCCACTGGGCATGCGCAGTGCTGTTCCGTTAGGTGGTCTAG gcaCCGGATCATTTGAGCTCCGTGGAGATGGTTCCATTCACGAGTGGACCATTGAGAACCAGTCTCCCGCAGGCTCGGCCAAACTGAACTACGGAGCTCTGGATCTAGCTGTAATCGGTGTCCGTGTGAAACGTGGGACCGCAAGCACGGCAAAATTATTGCGCACCCATCCACCCAAAGGTTTCCCTG GTGTCAACTCAATAGGATATTTTGGTTCGTACCCTGTGTCCAAATTCGCTATCATCGACAAAGGCTTTGGTGGTGTCCAGTTGGATCTTTTTGCTATCTCGCCCTTAAAACCACGTGATTCTAAATCATCTGCGACTCCCGCTGTTGCTTTTATTCTTCGTGTAAAAAATCCTTCCAAGAATGCTGCACAGGTTTCGTTCATGCTTAATTTACCCTTGGGCATTCAGCCCGACACAAAAAGACTTGGGAAGCCGTATGCTATCTTTAAAACTCTAAATATCACCCAGTGCGCAAACCTCTGTGTTGGTCGGCTAGATTGTATGTCATGGCAAGTGGTTAAAAACAACCAAACATGTGTGTTATTCAATGATGTGCCCCCTCACGCCTGGCATCCGAGCATTACCTCTGGTCAAAAGAGCACGTGGGCAGCTCGTGATTCTATGCTAACGCTCAACAAGCCGGGAAACTATCCACAAAGTGGTAACACCACCATTTTAACTGACAAGAGTGCCAGTTCTTCTTTCATGGTGAGCGACAGTTTTGCGGAAATTTGGAGTCGATTTGAGTCCATTGGTCATCTGACGTCACCACTAAAATCATTTTCCAGCGGTTTCTACGGCGCTGCAAGTGTCAACGTCACCGTGAGACCCGAGGAAGAAAAAGCACTCACACTGGTGTTGGGTTGGTTCTATCCCAACAGGGATTTCACTG AGGAAATCGTCGGTAATTACTATAGCAACCTGTTCAATTCTAGCGAAGAGGTAGCATTGTACTTATCACGTTACCTACCCTCGAATTTGCAAGCCATTTCTGCATGGCACTCCTCGATGATACTTGACGATGATAATGCGACGGTCCAGACCTTGCCGGTGTGGTTGCAAGATATTTTGGTCAACGGGCTTAGTTTCTGGCGCAGTGGGCTTTATCTGCATGATGGAAGATGGCGTCAGTACGAGTCTCTAGACTGCATTGATGTAGACTCCGTACACAATGACTTCCAGCGAGAGATTCCTTACGTTTTGTTTTATCCCGATTTGGTTGAGAACGTCATGAGAGCCTGGGCCAGGTATCAAAGTGAAGACGGTCACATTGTCGAAACATTAGCGGCTGGTTGCCAGTCCCCGACACGAAAAATGGACAG TGGTCCACCCAATCAGCGAATCATGGGTGACGTCACTACAGTCTTCATAACAGAAACGTACCAAATTTACCAATGGACCAATAACagcaaatttttaaaagataTGTGGCCACATGTAATGAGAGGTGTTGATTGGATGATCGGCGCGGGGACGAACAGAACCGGCTTACCTTACAGACTTCAATGTACTTACGATCAGTTGATGTTCCAGAAATACGATCACACAACGTTCAACAGTTTTATGTACGTTCTGGCTTTACGTGCGGCTCAAGAGCTCTCTAAAATCATGGGTGACGCAGAATTATTGCAGAAAGTTACATACGCGCTGGCAATCGCGTTGGATAAAATCTCGGAAGAACTATGGAGCGAAGAAGATGGCTACTATCATGCTTGGTGGGATAAGGAGCTCGGTTCTCCGTCGTGGCTTATGAGTGATTCACTGTATGCACAAGTGTGGGCCTATACTCTGGGCTTAGGACATCTGGATAATCCAAGCAG GATAAAGTCGCATTTGGCGAAGGAGCTCGAAATAAACGATACCCCCTATGGCCTTCGAGTCCTGGCTACTGATCGCCCAGTTAACAAGAGCGTGGGCTCTTGTCCAAACGAGATTTCCACAAATAAGCTGAACAAATTGGTTGCCCTTCACGAGTCAATCTGGATGGGAGCAAATCCTGACTGGAGTACTCTGCAAATTCACTTAG GTATGGAGCCCCAGAGGGCCTTACTACAAGCAGAGAAAAACATTGAACACGTGCGCTCTAACCTGAACGACCAATGGAATTTCCACGGCCTCTACTCGGGAGCTGGCTATGGATTGGATGGTCTGCCTTGGGCCACCTCTCATTATGCGTTTCACATGGTGTTGTGGCATATCCCTTTTGCTCTCTCGGGCCAGTACTTTTCTGCACCAAGTGCCACACTCTCATTCGACCCCAAGCTTCCTTGTCCATATAAGCTTCCTTTCTATACGTCTTATGCCACGGGTACTTTACAGTGCACATTCGCCCAAAGAAGTAAGCAAAAAATAACGAAGTTCGAAATTGTGTCCACTTCAGGGAATCTGTCTCTGCAGCACCTTGAGGTCAGCGGTATTTCTTATCCCAATGCCGTGATTCTGGAACAAGGGAAAGCGGTATCGTGGATCTCACAATTGTCTTCTTCGCAGCCATTTGTCTACCATTGA